In a genomic window of Rhizophagus irregularis chromosome 11, complete sequence:
- a CDS encoding Histone H3-like centromeric protein hH3v, giving the protein MNLKRIVKRKLATSKKVLANRTRPGDPIRPIKPRRYRPGTIALREIKRYQKTTNLLIRKLPFSRVVREIALEILGPRTDIGFRWQSAAILALQEDANLCAIHAKRVTIMQKDIQLARRIRGVFG; this is encoded by the exons ATGAATCTTAAAAGAATAGTCAAACGCAAATTAGCCACTTCAAAGAAAGTACTTGCCAATCGAACAAGAC CTGGTGATCCGATAAGGCCTATTAAACCGAGAAGATATAGACCAGGAACAATTGCTTTACGTGAGATTAAACGTTATCAAAAGACTACTAACCTATTGATCCGTAAATTGCCCTTTTCTCGTGtg GTACGGGAAATAGCTTTAGAAATTTTAGGACCGAGAACTGATATCGGGTTTAGATGGCAATCCGCTGCGATATTGGCTCTTCAAGAAG ACGC TAATTTATGTGCAATTCACGCGAAAAGAGTTACAATAATGCAAAAAGATATTCAATTGGCGAGGAGAATTCGTGGGGTTTTTGGATAA